One window of Candidatus Acidulodesulfobacterium ferriphilum genomic DNA carries:
- a CDS encoding sensor histidine kinase KdpD encodes MKIEYNRPSAESILNRIKYSTEESQNIFRVYLGSAPGTGKTYMMLEDGNYLRENGIDVVIGYIETHGRKETADEIKKLEVVPRKKILYKGSEFEELDADAVIARKPAIALIDELAHNNIPGSKNLKRYQDAIEIYKSGISVFTTLNIFHLNSIAEKVEAELRVKVSERVPDYILNYVTEIINVDIPAGELINRLKAGKIYSKDKIPVALENFFKLENLLVLRELALRTIADELSTQSTEIGNPEEKLELKSNERVLVLISSNPDSARLVRIGSKLAGRLNANLYVLHINLKNRDKNKPENYDQALARNISIAENLGAAVFSFQANDVVSGVIDFVKSNNIAHVVIGATNEKVGFINKLFKKSIVNKLIDSLPDVSFHVVPTASAGV; translated from the coding sequence TTGAAAATAGAATATAACCGGCCTTCCGCAGAGTCGATACTTAACAGGATAAAATATTCGACCGAAGAATCCCAAAATATCTTCAGGGTTTATCTAGGGTCGGCTCCCGGGACGGGCAAAACATATATGATGCTTGAAGACGGCAATTATTTGCGTGAAAACGGCATCGATGTCGTTATAGGCTATATTGAAACGCACGGAAGAAAGGAGACGGCGGACGAGATTAAAAAACTTGAAGTTGTTCCGAGAAAAAAAATATTGTACAAAGGCAGTGAATTTGAAGAGCTCGATGCCGATGCCGTTATTGCAAGAAAGCCTGCCATTGCCTTAATAGACGAACTTGCCCATAATAATATTCCCGGGTCCAAAAATTTAAAAAGATATCAGGATGCCATCGAGATTTATAAATCAGGCATAAGCGTGTTCACCACTTTAAACATATTTCATCTTAATTCGATAGCCGAAAAGGTCGAGGCGGAGCTCAGGGTTAAAGTCAGCGAAAGAGTTCCTGATTATATATTAAACTATGTTACGGAAATAATTAATGTGGATATTCCCGCCGGAGAACTTATAAACAGGCTGAAAGCAGGTAAAATTTATTCTAAGGATAAAATTCCGGTCGCGCTGGAAAACTTTTTTAAACTCGAAAATCTTTTGGTATTAAGGGAACTTGCCTTAAGAACCATTGCCGATGAGCTTAGCACGCAATCAACAGAAATCGGAAATCCCGAGGAAAAACTTGAATTGAAATCCAATGAAAGGGTTTTAGTTTTAATAAGTTCCAACCCCGATTCGGCAAGGCTTGTAAGAATAGGTTCAAAACTTGCGGGGAGGCTTAACGCAAATCTTTATGTTCTCCACATAAACTTAAAAAACAGGGATAAGAATAAACCTGAAAACTATGATCAGGCGCTTGCGAGAAATATTTCCATAGCCGAAAACCTTGGAGCCGCCGTTTTTAGTTTCCAGGCAAACGATGTAGTATCGGGAGTTATAGATTTTGTTAAAAGTAATAATATTGCCCATGTCGTTATAGGCGCTACAAATGAAAAAGTCGGTTTCATAAATAAACTTTTTAAAAAGAGTATAGTAAACAAATTAATAGACAGCCTTCCCGATGTTTCTTTCCATGTCGTTCCAACCGCTTCCGCAGGGGTTTAA